A region of the Chelatococcus sp. YT9 genome:
GATCGCGTCGCAGTTCCAGCGCTTCGCGTTCGCTATAGGCGAACATCCGCCGGATATCGAAGAAGCGGCGCTTCGGAGCCACCGTCTCCCTTACGCCTTCCGACACCGGGGCGGCCTTAACGGCTTTCACCTCCAGCGATGGCTTGGGAACGGCACCCGGCCTGAGCGATGCATCATTGATGGCATCTTCCAAATAGCCGACGAACGCTTCCTCAAGCGTCGCTGCGGACCGCTTCTCCACGATGGCCTTCGGCGTATCGCTGATCAGCACCTTGCCGGCATGCATCAGCGAAATGCGATCGCAGAGTTCGGCTTCGTTCATGAAGTGGGTCGATACAAAGATCGTGACGTTATCTTTGCGCGACAGGTCGGACAGGATCTGCCAGAAGCCGTCGCGCGCCACCGGATCGACGCCGGATGTCGGCTCGTCGAGAATGAGGATATCCGGTGAATGAATAAGGGCCACTGCCAGAGACAGCCGTTGGCGGATGCCAAGCGGGAGGGCGTCCGGCAAGCTATCGAGCACGTCCTCGAGATCGAAACGGTTTGTCATGTCCGCGATGCGGGCGGGGATGTCAGCTTCGGGCAGGTTGAAGAGGCGCGCGTGGAGCTCGAGATTCTGCCTGACCGTCAGTTCAGTATAAAGCGAGAAGGCTTGGGACATGTAGCCGACACGACGGCGCACCTCGATATCCCGCGGGTCGACCTCCCGGCCAAACAGCCGGGCAATGCCATCACTGGCCGGCAAAAGTCCGGTCAGAACTTTCATCGTCGTGGTCTTGCCACAGCCATTCGACCCGAGGAAGCCGAAGATCTCGCCGCGCGGGATCCGGAAACTCACGTCGTTCACAGCGGTGAAGTCACCGAAGCGGACGGTGACATGCTCGGCCTCGATCGCGATCTCGGCGTCCGCCCCGTCAGCGCGCGGCGGGATGACCACCGTCTTGTGATCTCGCCGTTCATCCTCCGGCAATAACGCAATAAAGGCCGCGTCGAGGTTGGCGGTTCCGGTCTGCTCAAGGAGCGTCGCCGGGGAGCCAGTGGCCAGCACTTCCCCCGCGTTCATCGCGACGAGCCAGTCGAAGCGCGCGGCCTCCTCCATGTAGGCCGTCGCGACGATGACGCTCATGCCGGGCCTGTCCCGTCTGATGTCGTCGATCAGTTCCCAGAACTGCCGCCGCGACAACGGATCCACACCCGTCGTCGGTTCATCGAGGATCAGAAGATCCGGATCATGGATGAGTGAGCAGCAAAGGCTCGTTTTCTGCTTCATGCCACCGGACAGCTTTCCAGCTGGGCGGTCAGCGAATTGCTCCATGCCGGTGCGCTGGAGAAGCTCCGCTATGCGTCGCTCCCGCTCCTTGCGTCCATGGCCAAAGAGGCGGCCGAAGAAATCGATGTTCTCGAAGACGGAAAGGGTTGGATAAAGGTTCTTGCCGAGTCCTTGCGGCATATAAGCGATGCGTGGGCAGGTGGCGAGGCGATGGGCGGCATCGGCAATATCGCCACCGAGAACATGCACGCTACCTTGCTGGACCGCGCGGGCGCCGGCGACCAGGGAAAGCAGGCTCGACTTGCCGACGCCGTCGGGCCCGATCAGACCA
Encoded here:
- the rbbA gene encoding ribosome-associated ATPase/putative transporter RbbA, which encodes MTRPPAEKPSPVSDPVVRLNAVNLAYGKVRALKDLTLDVPAGRMIGLIGPDGVGKSSLLSLVAGARAVQQGSVHVLGGDIADAAHRLATCPRIAYMPQGLGKNLYPTLSVFENIDFFGRLFGHGRKERERRIAELLQRTGMEQFADRPAGKLSGGMKQKTSLCCSLIHDPDLLILDEPTTGVDPLSRRQFWELIDDIRRDRPGMSVIVATAYMEEAARFDWLVAMNAGEVLATGSPATLLEQTGTANLDAAFIALLPEDERRDHKTVVIPPRADGADAEIAIEAEHVTVRFGDFTAVNDVSFRIPRGEIFGFLGSNGCGKTTTMKVLTGLLPASDGIARLFGREVDPRDIEVRRRVGYMSQAFSLYTELTVRQNLELHARLFNLPEADIPARIADMTNRFDLEDVLDSLPDALPLGIRQRLSLAVALIHSPDILILDEPTSGVDPVARDGFWQILSDLSRKDNVTIFVSTHFMNEAELCDRISLMHAGKVLISDTPKAIVEKRSAATLEEAFVGYLEDAINDASLRPGAVPKPSLEVKAVKAAPVSEGVRETVAPKRRFFDIRRMFAYSEREALELRRDPIRATLAILGSVLLMFVIGYGINMDVEDLTFAVLDRDDTTVSRDYVQQIAGSRYFIERPPITGYDDLDRRMASGDISLAIEIPPGFGRDVARGRAVEVGAWIDGAMPQRAETVRGYVQGMHQTWLTQKARQLYGNAATVGDFQLEIRYRYNPDVQSLVAMVPAVIPLLLLMIPAMLAVLSVVREKELGSIINFYVTPVTKMEFLLGKQLPYIALAMLNFVMLTAFAVFVFQVPFTGSFPTYAAAAFLYVIFTTGMGLVISAFMNSQIAAIFGTALITLIPAVQYSGMIDPVSSLEGAGAFIGRIYPTTYFMTISRGTFSKGLDFSDLASSFVPLVIAVPVLFGLGTLLLKKQAS